A genomic stretch from Lathyrus oleraceus cultivar Zhongwan6 chromosome 2, CAAS_Psat_ZW6_1.0, whole genome shotgun sequence includes:
- the LOC127118414 gene encoding calcium uniporter protein 6, mitochondrial, giving the protein MWSRWRIGLLRQRVCSVMNGNHGYVKKIHPFDPFLFNLKDFKMGYGEKRKGVTYFSVVMMNQMKRGISSGSSDNNGEKKEETISFNEAKKLMRLVNVESLKMKLGMGGKEVIAFSELVEACESMGVARNYEEASAFARVLDEAGVVLLFRDKVYLHPDKVVDLVRRAVPLALTEESDPIREELQKLLQKKEEIDMLAHKQMRRILWCGLGFGVVTVSLFFRLTFWEFSWDVMEPITFFTTTTGLVIGYAYFLFTSRDPTYQDFMKRLFISRQRKLYKRYDFDVERCKELQHLCKIPLDAKSILKKRIGADLDLDDALHKD; this is encoded by the exons ATGTGGAGTAGATGGCGAATTGGGCTATTGAGACAAAGGGTGTGCTCTGTTATGAATGGGAATCACGGTTATGTTAAAAAGATTCATCCTTTTGATCCTTTTTTATTCAATTTGAAGGATTTCAAAATGGGGTATGGTGAAAAGAGAAAAGGGGTTACCTATTTTTCAGTTGTTATGATGAACCAAATGAAAAGAGGTATATCTTCTGGTTCGTCTGATAACAATGGTGAGAAGAAAGAAGAGACTATATCTTTTAATGAAGCTAAGAAGCTTATGAGGTTGGTGAATGTGGAATCTCTTAAGATGAAACTTGGTATGGGAGGGAAAGAAGTTATTGCTTTTAGTGAACTTGTGGAAGCTTGTGAGAGTATGGGGGTTGCTAGGAATTATGAAGAGGCTTCAGCTTTTGCTAGGGTTCTTGATGAAGCTGGTGTTGTTCTTCTTTTTCGAGATAAGGTCTATCTTCATCCTGATAAG GTGGTTGATCTGGTTAGAAGAGCTGTCCCGCTAGCACTAACCGAAGAGAGCGATCCAATTAGGGAGGAGTTACAGAAGCTTCTGCAAAAGAAAGAGGAAATCGACATGTTGGCACATAAGCAGATGCGCCGTATCCTATGGTGCGGACTTGGTTTCGGCGTAGTCACGGTCAGTCTCTTCTTCAGGCTAACATTTTGGGAGTTTTCATGGGATGTAATGGAGCCTATAACATTCTTCACAACAACTACTGGCTTAGTCATTGGTTATGCCTACTTTTTATTCACATCAAGAGACCCTACTTACCAAGATTTCATGAAGAGACTCTTCATTTCAAGGCAAAGGAAGCTTTATAAGAGGTATGACTTTGATGTTGAGAGATGCAAGGAGCTTCAACACTTGTGTAAAATACCTTTAGATGCTAAATCCATTTTGAAAAAACGAATAGGAGCCGATCTCGATCTCGACGATGCTTTGCACAAGGATTAA